The proteins below are encoded in one region of Triticum aestivum cultivar Chinese Spring chromosome 1B, IWGSC CS RefSeq v2.1, whole genome shotgun sequence:
- the LOC123124250 gene encoding AAA-ATPase At2g46620, protein MPLDGGGGGAAVMFLAYAALAVAALRAVLSYKSAAHAARRLWRWADEWAQAYQYYEVPRFVTGDGAENPLFRKAAAYVASLPSLEDADAACVLSSASKSNDFSLQLGPGHTAHDAFLGARLAWTNGGERLVLRVRRHDRTRVLRPYLQHVESVADEMELRRRELRLYANTGAVAPRWASAPFTHPATLDTVAMDPELKTRVRSDLESFLKGRAYYHRLGRVWRRSYLLYGPPGTGKSTFAAAMARFLGYDVYDIDLSRAGTDDLRALLLDTAPRSLILVEDLDRYLRGGDGETSAARAARVLGFMDGLSSCCGEERVMVFTMSGGKEGVDPAVLRPGRLDVHIHFTMCDFDGFKALASNYLGLKDHKLYPQVEEGFHAGARLTPAELGEIMLANRGSPSRALRTVISALQHVVAPRTSSAARPPRLTSRSSGHLEESSPAAESQSPGAGGGGGFGKDAPMREFKKLYGLIKIRSRKEGGVVPVDDTASANGRGSDASTEKDR, encoded by the coding sequence ATGCCcctagacggcggcggcggcggggcggcggtcaTGTTCTTGGCGTACGCGGCCCTGGCCGTGGCGGCGCTGCGGGCGGTGCTGTCCTACAAGTCGGCGGCGCACGCGGCCCGCCGACTGTGGCGGTGGGCGGACGAGTGGGCGCAGGCCTACCAGTACTACGAGGTGCCgcgcttcgtcaccggcgacgGGGCCGAGAACCCGCTCTTCCGCAAGGCGGCGGCCTACGTGGCGTCGCTGCCGTCGCTCGAGGACGCGGACGCCGCCTGCGTGCTCTCCTCCGCCAGCAAGAGCAACGACTTCTCGCTGCAGCTCGGCCCCGGCCACACCGCGCACGACGCGTTCCTCGGCGCGCGCCTCGCGTGGACCAACGGCGGGGAGCGTCTGGTCCTCCGCGTGCGCCGCCATGACCGGACGCGCGTGCTGCGCCCCTACCTGCAGCACGTCGAGTCCGTCGCCGACGAGATGGAGTTGCGCCGCCGCGAGCTGCGGCTCTACGCCAACACCGGCGCCGTCGCTCCGCGCTGGGCGTCGGCGCCCTTCACCCACCCGGCCACGCTGGACACGGTCGCCATGGACCCGGAGCTCAAGACCCGCGTCCGCTCCGACCTGGAGAGCTTCCTCAAGGGCCGCGCCTACTACCACCGCCTAGGCCGCGTCTGGCGCCGGAGCTACCTGCTCTACGGACCGCCCGGCACGGGCAAGTCGACGTTCGCCGCCGCGATGGCGAGGTTCCTCGGGTACGACGTCTACGACATCGACCTCTCCCGCGCCGGCACCGACGACCTCCGCGCGCTGCTCCTGGACACCGCCCCGCGGTCGCTCATCCTCGTGGAGGATCTGGATCGGTACCTGCGTGGCGGCGACGGGGAGACGTCGGCGGCGAGGGCCGCCAGGGTGTTGGGCTTCATGGACGGGCTGTCGTCGTGCTGCGGCGAGGAGCGCGTGATGGTGTTCACGATGAGCGGCGGCAAGGAGGGCGTGGACCCGGCCGTGCTGCGGCCGGGGAGGCTGGACGTGCATATCCACTTCACCATGTGCGACTTCGACGGCTTCAAGGCGCTGGCCAGCAACTACCTGGGCCTCAAGGACCACAAGCTGTACCCTCAGGTGGAGGAGGGCTTCCACGCCGGCGCCCGCCTGACCCCGGCCGAGCTCGGCGAGATCATGCTCGCCAACCGCGGGTCCCCGAGCCGCGCGCTCCGCACCGTCATCAGCGCGCTGCAGCACGTGGTGGCGCCGCGGACGAGCTCCGCCGCGCGGCCGCCCAGGCTGACCTCAAGATCGTCCGGGCACCTCGAGGAGTCCAGCCCGGCGGCAGAGAGCCAGTCGCCGGGGGCCGGGGGCGGCGGGGGGTTCGGGAAGGACGCGCCGATGAGGGAATTCAAGAAGCTGTACGGGCTGATCAAGATCAGGAGCCGCAAGGAGGGCGGCGTGGTGCCGGTGGACGACACGGCGTCGGCGAACGGGCGGGGCAGCGACGCCAGCACCGAGAAGGACCGGTGA